One region of Strigops habroptila isolate Jane chromosome 11, bStrHab1.2.pri, whole genome shotgun sequence genomic DNA includes:
- the LOC115614572 gene encoding cytochrome b-c1 complex subunit 9, with amino-acid sequence MALLRQAYTALFRRTSAFALTIVLGAVLFERAFDQGADALFDHLNEGKLWKHIKHKYEQSED; translated from the exons ATGGCGCTGCTGCGGCAGGCGTACACCGCGCTGTTCCGCCGCACCTCCGCCTTCGCCCTCACCATCGTCCTCGGCGCCGTCCTCTTCGAGCGCGCCTTCGACCAGGGCGCGGACGCCCTCTTCGATCACCTCAACGAGGGG AAACTGTGGAAACACATCAAGCACAAGTATGAGCAGAGTGAAGATTGA
- the ZMAT5 gene encoding zinc finger matrin-type protein 5 isoform X3: MGKRYFCDYCDRSFQDNLHNRKKHLNGVQHLRAKRAWYDLFRDAAAILQEEQTKKPCRKFLQTGQCDFGSNCRFSHMTEQDLEKLSAQVQGEQRSKELRQEGADVPPGTIEDWLEKRAKRLSAAQSNSVPRPAPHHSAAAGLLLTERG, encoded by the exons atggggaaaagaTACTTCTGTGACTACTGTGACAGGTCCTTCCAGGACAACCTGCACAACAGGAAGAAGCATCTCAATGGGGTGCAGCATCTCCGGGCTAAGAGAGCCTGGTACGACTTATTCCGAG ATGCTGCTGCTATCCTGCAAGAGGAGCAAACCAAGAAGCCTTGTCGGAAGTTTCTGCAAACAG GACAGTGTGACTTTGGGTCCAACTGCAGATTTTCCCACATGACAGAGCAGGACCTGGAGAAGCTGAGTGCCCAGGTTCAAG GGGAGCAGAGATCGAAGGAGCTGCggcaggagggagcagatgTCCCGCCTGGCACCATTGAGGACTGGCTGGAGAAGAGAGCAAAGAGGCTGAGCGCGGCTCAGAGCAACAG TGTGCCTCGTCCTGCTCCCcaccacagtgctgctgcagggctcctCCTGACCGAGAGGGGCTAG
- the ZMAT5 gene encoding zinc finger matrin-type protein 5 isoform X2, which yields MGKRYFCDYCDRSFQDNLHNRKKHLNGVQHLRAKRAWYDLFRDAAAILQEEQTKKPCRKFLQTGQCDFGSNCRFSHMTEQDLEKLSAQVQGEQRSKELRQEGADVPPGTIEDWLEKRAKRLSAAQSNRGLLAGYLAGSHEWSYCQVQHSTKGTLCLT from the exons atggggaaaagaTACTTCTGTGACTACTGTGACAGGTCCTTCCAGGACAACCTGCACAACAGGAAGAAGCATCTCAATGGGGTGCAGCATCTCCGGGCTAAGAGAGCCTGGTACGACTTATTCCGAG ATGCTGCTGCTATCCTGCAAGAGGAGCAAACCAAGAAGCCTTGTCGGAAGTTTCTGCAAACAG GACAGTGTGACTTTGGGTCCAACTGCAGATTTTCCCACATGACAGAGCAGGACCTGGAGAAGCTGAGTGCCCAGGTTCAAG GGGAGCAGAGATCGAAGGAGCTGCggcaggagggagcagatgTCCCGCCTGGCACCATTGAGGACTGGCTGGAGAAGAGAGCAAAGAGGCTGAGCGCGGCTCAGAGCAACAG GGGCTTACTAGCAGGATACCTGGCAGGGAGTCATGAATGGAGCTACTGCCAAGTTCAACACAGCACCAAGGGAACGCTGTGTTTGACTTGA
- the ZMAT5 gene encoding zinc finger matrin-type protein 5 isoform X1, with the protein MGKRYFCDYCDRSFQDNLHNRKKHLNGVQHLRAKRAWYDLFRDAAAILQEEQTKKPCRKFLQTGQCDFGSNCRFSHMTEQDLEKLSAQVQGEQRSKELRQEGADVPPGTIEDWLEKRAKRLSAAQSNSALPEKPAPFQFPPGWPPLQELPPSLQPPPPGGWPLPPSLQWG; encoded by the exons atggggaaaagaTACTTCTGTGACTACTGTGACAGGTCCTTCCAGGACAACCTGCACAACAGGAAGAAGCATCTCAATGGGGTGCAGCATCTCCGGGCTAAGAGAGCCTGGTACGACTTATTCCGAG ATGCTGCTGCTATCCTGCAAGAGGAGCAAACCAAGAAGCCTTGTCGGAAGTTTCTGCAAACAG GACAGTGTGACTTTGGGTCCAACTGCAGATTTTCCCACATGACAGAGCAGGACCTGGAGAAGCTGAGTGCCCAGGTTCAAG GGGAGCAGAGATCGAAGGAGCTGCggcaggagggagcagatgTCCCGCCTGGCACCATTGAGGACTGGCTGGAGAAGAGAGCAAAGAGGCTGAGCGCGGCTCAGAGCAACAG TGCTCTGCCTGAGAAACCAGCTCCCTTCCAGTTCCCGCCGGGCTGGCCACCGCTGCAGGAGCTGCcgccctccctgcagccccccccgCCCGGAGGCTGGCCGCTGCCCCCCAGCCTGCAGTGGGGCTGA